Part of the Sorghum bicolor cultivar BTx623 chromosome 1, Sorghum_bicolor_NCBIv3, whole genome shotgun sequence genome, GAAGGCTCCTCAGCAGACCCAATCATCAGAAGAGCAACCTATCTTTGGAACAAACTAAAATGATGATGACGCTGATGCTTTCAGCATTGACTAAAAAGGAATTTTACCaaggctaagagtttggattcaaAGCCTGGTGACGTAGTGGTCAATACTGATGCCATTGACTTCTGTGGATTCGGCAGTCAGCCATACCCAAATTGCAAAATCAAATTGTTGCTGCCATAGGTGTGCAGAAATGCATAAATCGAAGGTGCCGCTGCTTAGGCAAAGAAGCTGTGTGTTTATATCACGCAACTTAGTTCTGTAGATAAAAAATGCACAACATTGTTCCGCCTTTTTTGAGAAAGCTCGCGGAATCCATCTGATTTTTATATTTCTGTACTACCAATTACAAAAGGGATTGCACAGGTGGAGCTGTGGAGGCCAAAGCAAGTTAACCGTGTAGCTCAACATTCGACCATTCGACTATGCCTAGCAGCTTTCCTGAAGTCTAATACGGTGGCGAATCTATACGCACAACTGTGACACACAGTGTGTTGCAAAAACTTGTACTTGTTCCGTCGCACACAGATACTGCTGTAACTAGTTGACGGCTACCGTGACCAAGCACAGCAAAACACCAAACAAAACAAGCTGCCATGTGCCGGCGTCAGCTCGCTGCGACACGGCTCCGCCCGGGATGTAGCACGAGCTGCTCTGTGGCAACTGCTGGCCCTGCTTGCTGCCTGGCACGGCGGCCGTGGTCTCGCAGAACCCCGTCGGCATCGTCCCTTTGCTCGGCTGCGGCGTGCCCTGCAAATTCAGATGGCATCAGTAACGCCCCGTTCCATCAACCAAGGCCAGCGGATCGTGGCGAGCACCGATCTAGAACTGAGAAGCACCTGTGCCGGAACCGGAGTCAAACTGGTCGGTGCCGCCGTGCTGCTGCTCTTCGCGAGCCCGACGTCGTAGTTCGCCGTCAGGTCTGTCTTGTACAGCCCGAAGGACCGCTCCGACTCCGGGCCCCCCTTGAGGTCCTCGTCGTAGAGCGCGAAGATGTACGTGTCCACCGACTTGCCCGGCGTCCGCGGCGTGCCGACCTGGGACTTGAGGTGCGCCACGAGGTTGGTGTTGTAGGCCTTGGCGTTGTCCACCGTGGCGCCGGCCTCGTCGGCGTCGCCCTTGTACGGCCACCCGGTCTCGGCGATGACGATCTCCACGTCGCTGTACCCCTTGGCGTCCAGCGCGGCGCGGATGGCGTCCAGCTGCGCGTCGAACATGTTGGTGTAGGTGAGCCCCGACACGGCGTCGACGCGCCCCGCGTTGGGCTGGAACAGGCAGAACGCCAGCGTCTCCGGCCGCGTGTCGGAGGCGTACGCGAAGTAGGGGTACGGGTTGATCATGAAGGGCGCCCCGTTCTGGTGCAGGAAGTCCAGCACCGGGTCCAGGCTGCCGGCGAGGTCCGGGTGGAACGCGCCGGAGGACGGCGGGTCCGACGCCG contains:
- the LOC8056845 gene encoding glucan endo-1,3-beta-glucosidase 7, which gives rise to MGIRRQHGAATIVLGIILELVLFRLATSQSFIGVNYGTIADNLPPPASTASLLMSTSIGKLRLYEPQPDLVAALAGSNISILLGIPNGAVPNLASSPAAAASWAAANIPTTVPVSAISVGNELLNSGDPTLAPQLLPAMQNLLAALPAGSTTKISTVHSMAVLSASDPPSSGAFHPDLAGSLDPVLDFLHQNGAPFMINPYPYFAYASDTRPETLAFCLFQPNAGRVDAVSGLTYTNMFDAQLDAIRAALDAKGYSDVEIVIAETGWPYKGDADEAGATVDNAKAYNTNLVAHLKSQVGTPRTPGKSVDTYIFALYDEDLKGGPESERSFGLYKTDLTANYDVGLAKSSSTAAPTSLTPVPAQGTPQPSKGTMPTGFCETTAAVPGSKQGQQLPQSSSCYIPGGAVSQRADAGTWQLVLFGVLLCLVTVAVN